The Solenopsis invicta isolate M01_SB chromosome 12, UNIL_Sinv_3.0, whole genome shotgun sequence DNA window TGGAAAGAGATGGTTTTCAAGGTAAATCTACTCATGCTAAACGGATAATTACAAAGAAACAGCGCATCTATACATCATATACCAAAAagatttttcgtaaaaaataacGTTTGCTGAGAATTACAACACGGTGCAACATTTTTATGAacatgaatttgaaaaaaaaaagtgatttggTATGACTTCCTCTTCACTTTGATATAAGCGGAAATTTCTTAATGTCCATACatctgtgtgtgtatgtgtgtctatgtctgtgtgtatatgtgtattagGAATAGTACGCTTTtctttaaatagataaatacaATATTGATAGATAGAAATATAATCTTGTTAAACATCTCTCgcataaattcaataataatgacagattattatgaaattgttaGATTGcatgtacaaaatatattttggttTCCTATTTTACTGTTTGTCCTCTTTTAAATTTGTACGCCTAAAACTAACGCTTTAAATCGGCTATCGTCGTCAAACGTCATATCGAAATACAATAAAAGGATCTCGCTGAAATTTAAAACAGTCGATTATCGATTCTACTTGAACGTGACAAATAGATCCTTTGGAAAGAGATGGTTTTCAAGATAGATCTACTAATGCTAAACggataattacaaaaaaaaagcgCATCTACAAAccatatattaaaaagattctCCGTAAAAAAAGAACGTTTGCTGAGAATTGCAACACCgtgtaacaataaattatatttttatgaccgtaaatttgtaaaaacaagTAATTTGGTATGACTCACTCGTCACTTTAATATAAGCaaagtatatgtatgtgtgtatatgtatgtatattaagaGCAGTAcgcttttctttaaatactttctaatttttcaCGTTTTACACAGCTAGAACATGCACTTGATAGTTTTCGAAATCCACCTTCTCTAAGTTGCCTTCGTCCATTTTCATTTTGAGTTCTCTCACTTTGGAACTGACGCCGCTCTTTCTATATATACCCTCGGTATAGAGACCATGCATCTCGATAATTGTGATCAATCGATCTACTACGAGTGGTACTTTGCCATCACCGCAGTCCAACTTGTATAAAGGTATACCAAATACTTTGCGTGAATTTGTTTGTCGCACTATATCGACACTTTCACAAAGCACTTTTTGTGGCATGTCAAAGTTTTTATTCCGGTTGTACTTTTACCTAAAGAAAAAGATATCCAAATattatctcaaaataatttatttaaattaaataaaataaatacctgCTGTCTGTCATATCTTGTTTTAGCATACTTTAGCCATGCGGATACGTAGTTTTGCATCTGTTTGTCCGTTAAATTCGGAAAATGTTTTCGAGTAGCACCTACGCGTAAatgcaaagaaaaattattaactttatttatgtttaattacaattttgagctaaataatttatatattttttaaaatcttacattttattatctctattataattaacatgtTTACTGCAAAGTTCCCTTTTTGCCCTTTCCACGAACATTTCATCCCTAATttgtttgtgaaaattttttccaatgaattttttatttggttttGGGGTGAATCCCCTcctagtaaataaaaatacgtttcctgaaaaatacaacaaatacaattaaatagtttatgcaaattacaatattaatatatttctaacaATCATAATTTGTAACAAGACCATTTAAGTATAATACACATATAATTACAGAAACGTCAGAAATACGGTCAAAGCTGGATCTGTACTAACCAGCTGTTTTCTTTTGTTTGTATTAATCCTCAATGAAGTATCATActcttgcaattttttaaattttttatacggtTTTGTTGGAATAgacaaattattacaatttgggTCTGTAAACATGACTGgtgcgttttctttttttcgttccAAAAATGTCTTTTGTTCTTCCAATAACTTCCTAATCACTATTGTATTTTCCAAAATCTTGATGATATTCTGACTGtctgaattatattattattcattaagtaataattaaatcttgacgttttgtatataatacaattaaagacAAGATAGGCTTATGATCAGAATCTtggcattaaaataatattcatcatTTTATTCTTTCGTACTGTGTGCTGTCGTTACTTGCAGTTTGAAGCACACATCTCATAGTATTGATGATAAAATTGGgtggtcaattttatttattattaatgttaacatAGCATCTTTTAAATTTCTCCCACTTTAGAAAatcacaaagaatattatttcagcgGCAAGATCCTGATTGTATATAGGCCTATTTTGttcttaattgtattatatattattatttacaaatgtttgaataacaaaatagtaataaatattaaaaatacctgATGGTAAatcttcaaataaaatgttgcgTACGAAATTTGGTGTAAACATGGTTTCCTGTGAAGCATTCCCAATCCTATGATAGGATTCAAGATCCTCATTGTCATTTAAACAATCCAAATTGTTAGTTTCAATCTCGTTCGGACTTTGATTTTCTTTATCGTTATCGTGAAAgtctacataaataataaattaataactacatatattaatacACTCATGTATCTAaacaatagaattatataagatAGATCAAAGACGAGTCGTTTAtactttattcttaaatatttttaattaaatacatttattttattcttaacgtACGTCTTTGaccttttatataattctatttataactACACATACATTATGATATACTAACCATTATCATTTATTGTCTTGTCAGTTGGAGCAATGTTTGTATCATTCTTCGGAAATACATTTCCACGATCTATTGCggaatctaaaaaataaagtaagttataataaaataagttataatcTCAGTAATGTCGACTCAATTATTCGAAGCTGTAGATCATGAATAGCTTGGGTCTCCACGTGCCATTAGAATCGAGCTTTACTAACATACCACATAGTGTTGGAAGTTTTGGAGGAGGTGTCATTCGTTGGCTTTCAGAATTGTCACTAAGCTCAGTGGTCATATAATCATCTAGGTTTTTTCTTTTtggtttcctttttttttgaacTTCTGGAACGGATATATCAGTATCGGTTtgagtttttttaattgcaaattccAAAGCAGACTTGTATGTacctgtaaattaaaattattctataacaTAAGAAATATCTTTCTgaactataaataatattaaagataataaatattaccaGTTTGAAGtaatatagtttaaattttatatattttccaagAACTTTTTGGGGctgcacatttttttatagctttCCGAGGATTTTTGTCAGGCCCTTTGCACGTTATTTCATTGTTGATAATTGTGATCCATATTGTTGGTATTACCTCGATAGCAGCTGATTCTTCCAAATTATCGAAAAATTCGACCACAGACCAAAGAACCTGaaacataatacattttatttgtaattacgATGAGTAAAAATACAAGATCCCAAGGAACACACAAAAGTCAGGAGAATATCAAAATGACTTTATTTTGATTCTTAACATCAATAAAGTCAACTTTTCTAACCAAAATCATCATTTTCActttatattaactttaatgTATTCCTTGTGTTAGTGTAGAATGTGAAAGTACTCTTACTTTactaagtattttattattgtgtatGGATTAATGGGATAATTAGAAAGGCATCTTGGTGCGGAAATTGTAAACATTTTGCTTCaatatcattaatattgatAGTATATGTAGCATCAGAAATATTTCGCATCAGTTGTACATGAAATAGCTTTGAAGAGCAAGGTGAATTAAAAAACGTTGTTGATTCTGTGAACTTTCTTCCACTTACAAAAATTTCGAGTGTGTTTCTATTTTAGCAAATACTTTCTATGCATAATACAGACTTGTCCCTTATCATGAcacaattatctttatttcctATGCTAACTTCATATTTCCCAGTATCTACTTTCTTATAGTGTATGAAATGTCCTCTATCCGTAACTTGTGTTTTAAATTCTTGATATAAAATCGGATAAAGCTTTTCGTcttgtttctttatttcatcTTCTTCTTTCAGTCTATTACAAATTTGTTGTAGGGGATGTTTCGtcgtttgaattttttttttaatttcgtacaaataattttcatatttgaagCAGCTGAATGTATCGAGGGGGCCATGCAGCAAGCAGTCTGCAGGTAAATGGATAAGGCCATGCACATTATGATTGACATGCTCTTCACCATAAAgtacagaatatttttcaataaaatagtgAAGGAGTTGTAATGCATAATCATTGTATACAGAGTACAATGCAGGGCTACATAAAATGCGAATAGCGCATGATAAAGTTATGAAATGTGTGTACATATTCTTGTTTCccatattttgtaaaacaatcgGTCCAATGTACAACAAAAATTGTCTAAGTTCAGTggctttaaaatattcaatgtcATCCAAGCTTCTTGGCAAGCGGGCAAAGTCTTTAGgtacataattctttaaaaacaatatCTGATCATTAATGACTTTCCTCTCATAGTCATTCAAGCAAACGTTCTTTTTTCCTCGTATCCAAAACATTATCATTCGTTTCATCACACCGAGAAATACTAAATGCATGCCATCAAGGAGTACTTGCGAAACCAATCCGATGTTAATGTTTTCGAAAGGACTTGTACCTTTATGAAATTCGTCGTCTATTTTGGTTTTGAAAGTTTCATCTGTCCTTAATTCAGCTGGTTTCTAGTAAAGCTACCCTGTTATTAATAAAGCTACCTTCTTGAGTGCACTTAGTACAGCTGTAAAATCCTGTATGACCTTTCGTACATAAAACAAACGATTTTGCAAGAGCATCGCAAAGTAGTTTACTGGCCTTTAGTTTTACAACTTTATTGTATATGTTAAATCCATTgttttgtaaatgtttaaactctgtaataaaattatttaaatattgatttacatcAGCTGGTTTTTTGTACCCATGATAAATTCCAACTGCAAAAGGCTTTGATGCATTTTTACTCACTGAGTTTACATCTACAGATATAAGTATTGGCCAAAATTGACTTTTTGAACTGTGCGAAATTGGTAATCCGtcaatgtttatattaataggTAACACTACTTctgtattttgatttataaaattttgcatgtaAATATTACTGATAATAAATTTACGTAATGTAGTCTCTATGCCAATGTGACAATATGATCCGGGAGGgacacttataattttatacgggCATGAATTTGGCGTTTTTAAAAGAGTACGCGAGTCTACAGGAAACTTTGGATATGGTACTCGTAAAATTTGCAACAAGTCGTTAATAGCTTGTTGACTTAATAAATGTCTGTATTTGAGAAACCATTGTTTCATAGAACCAAGTACAAAATCCTCAGTAGAAACTTCTTCAGATTCTCTAAATGtgtataaacaattaaagtCATCCACCTTTTCTGTATACACTGTGTTCATATTATGTTCTGCAATAACTGGAAATACTAATGAAGACTGATTTTCTGTCTGTACAAATTGGTTATTGCTTTGTTTTTGCACAGGTTTTAGTGCATTTGTCTGTTTTTTATGCAtagatattttatgtaaatgttcATTATCTTCTAAAACTTGGATTAGTTCTTTTCTAACAATTCGACGCATGTGTCTTTTGgtcttaaacttttttattttgcccATTTTATATTGTgtcaatgtatatttatttattaaggtAGAGAAATCAGGAATTTTTGTTGGAAATCGGAGTTGTGATTAAAGGATGGGAATGACCtacaaaaaataacatgttACCGTAACCGtaatcttttttgtaaaaagcaATTCGTTAGAGTTATTCGTTactgatttaaaaaagtaacgcgttaccattacttttaataattttgtaccgTGTTTTCtggttttctcattttaattttccaaattatatctttttaaatcttcatCTATAACTTACCGTAATTTTATGGAATTTTTAAGATTTGTAAATCTTAAGAACCGTGAAATCACAGAACtggataaaaaaatctaatctttctttgtaagcaaaaataaaaatgtgaggaaataaattatataagacataaaaatgctgtgtataaaaaaacacgatttaagtatattatgtaaaaggagaaaatctaaaaaaaatagaagaaaaatgtagaaaaattaattttttcttaattttttttaagtgacaatttttttataagcaaataaaaaatctgaaaaaatttaaaatatattgtatatgagaCTATCTGagaatgtattaaatatgtgtatgataaagtataaaaaaatattatacaaagagAAAATCTAACTTATGAGAAGAAAAATTACtagtaaaactata harbors:
- the LOC105206470 gene encoding uncharacterized protein LOC105206470 produces the protein MTTELSDNSESQRMTPPPKLPTLCDSAIDRGNVFPKNDTNIAPTDKTINDNDFHDNDKENQSPNEIETNNLDCLNDNEDLESYHRIGNASQETMFTPNFVRNILFEDLPSDSQNIIKILENTIVIRKLLEEQKTFLERKKENAPVMFTDPNCNNLSIPTKPYKKFKKLQEYDTSLRINTNKRKQLETYFYLLGGDSPQNQIKNSLEKIFTNKLGMKCSWKGQKGNFAVNMLIIIEIIKCATRKHFPNLTDKQMQNYVSAWLKYAKTRYDRQQVKVQPE